One part of the Thermodesulfobacterium commune DSM 2178 genome encodes these proteins:
- a CDS encoding FmdB family zinc ribbon protein, which yields MPIYEFKCEECGEVFEELVLKPTEEVRCKKCKSPKVTKLMSQVAFKSGSKFVSSSGSACATCKGGTCSSCG from the coding sequence ATGCCTATCTATGAGTTTAAATGCGAAGAATGTGGAGAGGTTTTTGAAGAGCTCGTTTTAAAACCTACAGAAGAAGTAAGGTGTAAAAAATGTAAAAGCCCAAAAGTTACTAAACTTATGTCTCAAGTAGCTTTTAAATCAGGTTCCAAGTTTGTAAGTTCATCGGGTTCTGCTTGCGCCACCTGTAAAGGTGGAACTTGTAGTAGCTGTGGATAA
- a CDS encoding AIR synthase-related protein: MIYSKSMKAIRIEVAVKPEIKDVFGLKVQKKITTDLNLEVEAVKFIKVYLVEGNFSLDVLEKFAQSALCDPVIQIYTLNHPIGLKLQYDFDWALEIGYRPGVTDNEGKTAEEALSYLLERPLDSQKEGVYFAKQFLIKGKLSKEAIEKIAKELLANELIERWFILSKEEFLEKNGFTYPVPRVTEYFPPLVDTFDLKSFSDEELLNLSKQRLLALNLEEMKKIQSFFSDPEFIQKRKEVGLNEEITDVELESLAQTWSEHCKHKIFNAKIFYKDWDTGEEKEIDSLFKTYIKASTEEIRKEKGEKDFCLSVFVDNAGVIKLDENWALAFKVETHNSPSALDPYGGALTGIVGVNRDPLGTGMGAKLIFNTDVFCFAPPNWDKPLPPRVLHPKRIFEGVREGVEHGGNQSGIPTINGSIVFDPRYIGKPLVYCGTGGLLPLYLNDKPSWKKKANPNDLVVMIGGKIGKDGIHGATFSSEALHEGSPATAVQIGDPITQKKLVDFILKARDEGLYNSITDNGAGGLSSSVGEMAKEAGGAEIDLAKAPLKYPGLRPWEILVSESQERMTLAVPPEKIERFLELAEKMGVLATVLGRFNDSGYFHVKYQEKTVALLPLEFLHEGVPQLKLFAEWKAPQYPEKLNFEPPKDYGEVLKNLLSSYNICSKEYVVRQYDHEVQGGSVIKPLVGVENDGPSDAAVLRYDLNSERGIVVSHGICPKFSDYDTYWMVANAIDEAIRNAVCVGADLEHMAGLDNFCWCDPIEGEKNPDGRYKLAQLVRANMALYDFTKAYGVPCISGKDSMKNDYLMNVGLKPNEPNPYGVGVVLPDGTLKISIPPTLLFSVVATIPNVRLAQTMEVKAPGDLVYLLGITKEEVAGSEYLSLLGLKGGVVPKPNAYLNKKLYLRLRDAIYSGFVSSAHDVSDGGLAVCLAEKAFSGGFGLFIDLTAVPYEGEKREDFILFSESAGRIVVTVKKEKAKDFEALMRDVPCSLIGETIEEPYLVIKGFEEKVLIKEPLKGLKEAWQKPFKDW; this comes from the coding sequence ATGATATATTCAAAATCTATGAAAGCCATAAGAATAGAAGTAGCGGTTAAACCTGAAATTAAAGACGTTTTTGGTCTAAAAGTCCAAAAAAAGATAACTACAGATCTTAATCTTGAGGTTGAAGCTGTTAAATTTATCAAAGTATATTTAGTAGAAGGGAATTTTTCCCTTGATGTTTTAGAAAAATTTGCCCAGTCTGCCCTTTGCGATCCGGTAATTCAAATTTACACTCTTAACCATCCAATAGGGTTAAAGCTCCAGTATGATTTTGATTGGGCTTTAGAAATCGGTTACAGACCAGGAGTTACAGATAACGAAGGGAAAACAGCAGAAGAAGCCCTGTCTTACCTTCTTGAAAGACCTTTAGATTCGCAAAAAGAAGGGGTTTATTTCGCTAAACAATTCTTAATTAAAGGGAAACTTTCGAAGGAAGCCATAGAAAAAATTGCTAAAGAACTTTTGGCTAATGAACTTATAGAAAGATGGTTTATTCTTTCTAAAGAAGAATTTTTAGAAAAAAATGGATTTACTTATCCTGTTCCAAGAGTCACAGAGTATTTTCCTCCTTTAGTTGACACTTTTGACTTAAAATCTTTTTCAGATGAAGAATTATTAAATCTTTCCAAGCAAAGACTTTTAGCCTTAAATTTAGAAGAAATGAAAAAGATCCAAAGTTTTTTTTCTGATCCGGAGTTCATCCAAAAAAGAAAGGAAGTTGGGCTGAACGAAGAGATTACTGACGTTGAGTTGGAAAGTCTTGCTCAAACCTGGTCTGAACATTGCAAACATAAAATTTTTAACGCCAAAATTTTTTATAAAGATTGGGATACCGGAGAAGAAAAAGAGATTGATAGCCTATTTAAAACCTATATCAAAGCTTCAACCGAAGAAATTCGGAAAGAAAAAGGAGAAAAAGACTTTTGTTTATCTGTTTTTGTAGATAACGCTGGCGTTATAAAACTTGATGAAAACTGGGCTTTGGCTTTTAAAGTAGAGACCCATAACAGCCCTTCAGCCCTTGACCCTTACGGTGGAGCTTTAACAGGAATAGTAGGAGTAAACAGAGATCCTTTGGGTACAGGAATGGGAGCTAAACTCATCTTTAACACCGATGTCTTTTGTTTTGCTCCACCTAATTGGGACAAGCCTTTACCTCCACGGGTACTCCATCCCAAAAGAATTTTTGAAGGAGTAAGAGAAGGTGTCGAACATGGTGGAAATCAAAGTGGTATCCCTACGATAAACGGTTCTATTGTTTTTGATCCAAGATATATAGGTAAACCTCTGGTTTATTGCGGAACCGGTGGACTTTTACCTTTATATCTAAACGACAAACCTTCTTGGAAAAAAAAGGCTAACCCAAATGATTTAGTAGTGATGATAGGTGGGAAGATAGGTAAAGATGGGATTCACGGTGCTACTTTTTCTTCAGAAGCTTTACATGAAGGTTCTCCAGCCACCGCTGTACAAATAGGTGATCCTATTACCCAAAAAAAATTGGTTGATTTTATCTTAAAGGCACGGGATGAAGGTCTTTACAATTCTATAACTGACAATGGTGCTGGAGGTTTATCCTCATCAGTGGGAGAGATGGCTAAAGAAGCTGGTGGGGCTGAAATAGATTTAGCGAAAGCTCCTTTAAAATATCCTGGTTTAAGACCTTGGGAGATTTTAGTTTCAGAAAGTCAGGAAAGAATGACCTTAGCTGTTCCCCCAGAGAAAATCGAAAGATTTTTAGAATTAGCTGAAAAGATGGGAGTTTTAGCCACAGTTTTAGGAAGGTTTAACGATTCTGGTTACTTTCATGTAAAGTATCAAGAAAAAACAGTAGCCTTGTTACCTTTAGAGTTTTTACATGAGGGGGTGCCGCAACTTAAACTTTTTGCGGAATGGAAGGCTCCTCAATATCCGGAAAAGTTAAATTTTGAACCTCCTAAAGATTATGGAGAAGTTCTTAAAAATCTTTTAAGTTCTTACAACATCTGTTCTAAAGAATACGTAGTCAGGCAGTATGACCATGAGGTACAAGGAGGTAGTGTTATCAAGCCTTTAGTAGGAGTTGAAAATGACGGTCCAAGTGATGCTGCTGTACTTCGTTATGATTTAAACTCTGAACGGGGAATAGTAGTCTCTCATGGAATATGTCCCAAGTTTTCAGATTATGATACTTACTGGATGGTAGCTAATGCCATAGATGAAGCTATAAGAAATGCGGTATGTGTGGGAGCTGACTTAGAACATATGGCAGGTCTTGACAACTTCTGCTGGTGTGACCCTATAGAAGGAGAAAAAAATCCTGACGGAAGGTATAAATTGGCTCAGTTAGTAAGGGCGAATATGGCTCTCTATGATTTTACTAAAGCTTATGGAGTCCCTTGTATTTCAGGTAAAGACTCTATGAAAAACGATTACCTAATGAATGTGGGGTTAAAACCAAATGAACCTAATCCTTATGGTGTAGGAGTAGTTCTTCCAGATGGAACCCTTAAGATTTCCATACCCCCTACTCTGCTCTTTTCTGTAGTAGCTACTATTCCTAACGTTAGATTAGCCCAAACGATGGAAGTGAAAGCTCCGGGAGATTTGGTCTACCTTTTAGGAATAACCAAAGAAGAAGTTGCTGGGTCAGAGTACTTGAGTCTACTCGGACTAAAAGGAGGGGTCGTCCCCAAGCCTAATGCCTACCTTAACAAAAAACTCTACCTAAGACTAAGAGATGCTATTTATTCAGGGTTTGTTTCTTCTGCCCATGATGTTTCAGACGGAGGTTTAGCGGTATGTCTTGCGGAAAAGGCCTTTTCTGGTGGTTTCGGCCTCTTTATAGACTTAACAGCTGTGCCTTATGAAGGAGAAAAAAGAGAGGATTTTATTTTATTTTCTGAAAGTGCGGGGAGGATAGTGGTAACAGTAAAGAAGGAAAAAGCTAAAGATTTTGAAGCTTTGATGAGAGATGTCCCTTGTTCTTTGATAGGCGAAACCATCGAAGAACCTTACTTAGTGATAAAAGGTTTTGAAGAAAAGGTGTTAATAAAAGAGCCCTTAAAAGGACTTAAAGAAGCCTGGCAGAAACCTTTTAAAGATTGGTAA
- a CDS encoding DUF6485 family protein, whose amino-acid sequence MECKRDKNLKNCNCSYDPCPKKGICCECLHYHRKMRQLPACFFPPEYEKTYDRSFELFAKLVSEGKV is encoded by the coding sequence ATGGAATGTAAAAGGGATAAAAACCTTAAAAATTGTAATTGCTCTTATGATCCCTGTCCTAAAAAAGGGATTTGTTGTGAATGTTTGCATTACCATAGAAAGATGAGACAATTACCAGCTTGTTTTTTTCCCCCTGAGTATGAAAAAACCTATGATAGAAGTTTTGAACTTTTTGCTAAATTAGTTTCTGAAGGGAAGGTATAG
- the tyrS gene encoding tyrosine--tRNA ligase, whose protein sequence is MNEEIKRALELIKRGTVDLIEEEELIKKLEKSYKEGRPLRIKAGFDPTAPDLHLGHTVLLRKMKQFQDLGHEVYFLIGDFTAMIGDPTGRSETRPPLTKEQVLENAKTYKEQVFKILDPKKTKIVFNSQWLSKMTAEDMVRLCAKYTVARILEREDFKKRFESGLPISIHELIYPLFQAYDSVALEADVELGGTDQLFNLLIGRDIQREYGQEPQVILTLPILEGLDGVQKMSKSLGNYVGIMESPYEMFGKLMSIPDELMWKYYLLLTEFSEEEIDNMKASVEKGELHPKEVKKRLAKYIVTQFHSEEAALKAEEEFERVFSKKELPTEVPTVVIPAGKVWVPGLLKDQGLVKSNSEARRLIAQRAIDLNKEVLTQEELNLSTGEYVFRIGKKKFLKVIVN, encoded by the coding sequence ATGAATGAAGAAATAAAAAGGGCATTAGAGCTTATTAAGAGGGGAACGGTTGATTTGATAGAAGAAGAGGAGTTAATAAAAAAACTTGAGAAGTCTTATAAAGAGGGACGTCCTCTTAGGATAAAAGCAGGATTTGACCCTACAGCTCCTGACCTTCACCTTGGGCATACGGTGCTTTTAAGAAAGATGAAACAATTCCAGGACCTTGGGCATGAAGTCTATTTTTTAATAGGTGATTTTACAGCTATGATAGGGGACCCAACAGGTAGGTCTGAAACTCGTCCTCCTCTTACTAAAGAACAGGTTTTAGAGAACGCTAAAACTTACAAAGAACAGGTTTTTAAGATTTTAGACCCAAAAAAAACGAAGATCGTGTTTAACAGTCAATGGTTGTCTAAGATGACTGCTGAAGACATGGTTAGGTTATGTGCTAAATATACCGTTGCAAGGATATTAGAAAGAGAGGATTTTAAAAAAAGGTTCGAAAGTGGACTTCCTATAAGTATCCATGAGCTTATTTATCCTCTTTTTCAGGCCTATGATTCAGTAGCCCTTGAGGCAGATGTAGAGTTAGGGGGTACCGACCAACTTTTTAACCTATTGATAGGAAGAGACATCCAAAGAGAATATGGCCAAGAACCTCAAGTTATCCTTACATTACCTATATTAGAGGGGCTTGACGGTGTCCAAAAGATGAGTAAAAGCCTTGGTAACTACGTAGGAATTATGGAGTCACCTTATGAAATGTTTGGAAAACTTATGTCTATACCAGATGAACTTATGTGGAAATACTATCTGCTCCTTACCGAATTTTCAGAAGAAGAGATTGATAACATGAAGGCTTCTGTAGAGAAAGGAGAGTTACATCCCAAGGAAGTAAAAAAGAGGTTGGCCAAGTATATAGTTACCCAGTTTCATTCAGAGGAGGCAGCCCTTAAGGCAGAAGAAGAGTTTGAAAGAGTGTTTAGTAAAAAAGAGCTACCTACCGAGGTGCCTACGGTGGTAATACCAGCAGGCAAGGTATGGGTACCAGGACTTTTAAAAGATCAAGGGTTAGTAAAGAGCAACTCTGAGGCCAGGCGTCTTATAGCTCAGAGGGCTATAGATTTGAATAAAGAAGTTTTAACTCAAGAGGAGCTAAATCTTTCAACAGGAGAGTATGTTTTTAGGATAGGGAAAAAGAAGTTTCTGAAAGTAATTGTAAATTAG
- the hflX gene encoding GTPase HflX translates to MGYNVFGHTVGLKPSELKNLERFYRRRVPPASIISHELARELAKVSADLNRQVGLLINRKGEIDYVVVGTFNRIELPELRGYRDHIARLKGLRFIHTHLLTSKITHSELDQDDLIDLALLRLDLVGALEVHPNGEPGKIHIAHIIPDPEFFAGGSLSDKENQFFYFLRPCYVWELKENFLELIKNLEDELERVKPLKEVEEQKDRAILIFLREPNDPYLEERIFELRELARTAGVTVVGEIVQKKPSPDPRYVIGKGKLLEVMVLALRNRANLLIFDRELTPSQVRAITESTDLRVIDRTQLILDIFAQRAKSKEGKIQVEIAQLKYTLPRLRAKDDAFSRLTGGIGGRGPGETKLEIDKRRIKDRIAKLERELEKISQERDIKRKRRKKLAFKTVALIGYTNAGKTTLFNTLAKSQYLAEDKLFATLDPVTKAIRTPNNQVFLITDTVGFIRNLPEDLKKAFRATLEELYSADLLLHIVDISNPDFESQIETVNQILEEMELLHYPLLMVFNKIDLLPPSEFQLIKALSHRYKAIPVSAKRGDNLDLLLTKIEEILFKTPLEYLTDKVLEPVSLEEENPSKDPLTHKLDV, encoded by the coding sequence ATGGGATATAACGTATTCGGACATACCGTAGGTTTAAAGCCAAGTGAATTAAAAAATTTGGAAAGGTTCTATAGAAGGAGAGTCCCTCCTGCGTCTATTATTTCTCATGAATTAGCAAGAGAACTGGCTAAGGTTTCAGCAGACCTAAACCGTCAGGTAGGACTTCTTATTAATCGAAAGGGTGAGATAGATTATGTGGTAGTGGGTACATTTAATCGTATTGAACTCCCAGAATTAAGAGGATATCGTGATCACATCGCAAGGTTAAAGGGTTTGCGCTTTATTCATACCCATCTTTTAACCTCTAAAATTACCCATTCTGAGCTTGATCAAGATGATTTGATAGACCTAGCTCTTTTAAGACTCGATTTAGTAGGTGCTTTAGAAGTTCATCCGAACGGAGAACCAGGTAAAATTCATATAGCTCATATTATCCCTGATCCAGAGTTTTTTGCAGGAGGTTCTCTTTCAGACAAAGAAAACCAATTTTTTTATTTTTTAAGACCTTGTTATGTTTGGGAGTTAAAAGAAAATTTTTTAGAGCTTATAAAAAATTTAGAAGATGAGCTCGAACGGGTAAAACCACTTAAAGAGGTAGAGGAACAAAAGGATAGGGCTATTCTTATTTTTTTAAGAGAACCTAACGATCCTTATTTAGAAGAAAGGATATTTGAATTAAGAGAGTTAGCCCGTACTGCAGGAGTAACGGTAGTAGGAGAAATAGTTCAGAAAAAGCCAAGTCCAGACCCAAGGTATGTAATAGGTAAAGGAAAACTTCTTGAGGTGATGGTTCTTGCCTTGAGAAACCGTGCCAATCTTTTGATTTTCGACCGAGAGCTTACTCCCTCTCAAGTAAGAGCCATTACTGAAAGTACTGATTTAAGGGTTATAGACCGAACCCAACTTATTTTAGATATCTTTGCTCAACGAGCAAAGTCTAAAGAAGGAAAAATTCAGGTAGAGATAGCTCAGCTAAAATATACTCTTCCAAGACTTAGGGCTAAGGACGATGCTTTTTCCAGACTTACTGGAGGTATAGGAGGTAGAGGTCCGGGAGAGACTAAGTTAGAAATAGATAAAAGAAGGATAAAGGACCGTATTGCTAAGTTAGAAAGGGAGTTAGAAAAGATTTCTCAAGAAAGAGATATAAAAAGAAAACGCAGGAAAAAATTAGCTTTTAAGACCGTTGCGTTGATAGGTTATACCAATGCAGGTAAAACTACCTTGTTTAATACTTTGGCTAAGAGTCAATATCTGGCAGAAGATAAACTTTTTGCTACCCTTGATCCTGTAACCAAAGCTATAAGAACTCCAAACAATCAAGTATTTCTTATCACAGACACCGTAGGTTTTATAAGAAACCTACCAGAAGACCTAAAAAAAGCCTTTAGAGCCACCCTTGAAGAATTATACTCAGCAGATTTATTACTTCACATCGTAGACATAAGTAATCCGGATTTTGAAAGCCAAATAGAAACCGTAAATCAAATTTTAGAAGAGATGGAACTTTTACATTATCCTTTGTTGATGGTTTTTAACAAAATTGACCTTTTACCTCCTTCAGAGTTTCAACTAATAAAAGCACTTTCTCATAGATATAAAGCTATCCCTGTCTCAGCCAAAAGAGGAGATAACCTAGACCTACTTCTAACCAAAATAGAAGAAATACTGTTTAAAACTCCTCTTGAGTATCTAACAGATAAGGTTCTTGAGCCTGTTTCCTTGGAAGAGGAAAATCCATCCAAAGATCCTCTAACGCATAAACTTGACGTATAG
- the hemC gene encoding hydroxymethylbilane synthase, producing MEIRVGTRGSKLALAQTDWVIGRLKLFFPHIHFEKVIIKTTGDKIVDSPLSKIGGKGLFVKEIEEALLRKEIDLAVHSLKDVPSVLADGLEIGCIPERESPFDVWISDRDFLDLPSKSRVGTSSLRRMSQLKKIRKDLEILPLRGNVDTRLRKWKEGQFAGIVLAEAGLKRLNLCIEYRRFSIEEMVPAVGQGALAVEIRKDDLKIKNLLSCLHHEPTEICIRAERAFLRTLEGGCQVPLGAYAWLKGNEIFMVGFISDLEGERFYKQVEKGEVENPEILGERLAKRLLSLGGEKILSEIYQSS from the coding sequence GTGGAAATAAGGGTTGGCACCAGAGGAAGCAAGTTAGCTTTAGCTCAAACCGATTGGGTAATAGGTCGTCTTAAATTGTTTTTTCCACATATACACTTTGAAAAGGTAATCATCAAAACCACAGGAGATAAAATTGTAGACTCCCCTTTGAGTAAAATAGGAGGAAAGGGCCTTTTTGTTAAGGAGATAGAAGAGGCTCTTTTAAGAAAGGAGATAGATTTAGCAGTTCATAGCCTTAAAGATGTTCCTTCGGTGCTGGCTGATGGTTTAGAAATAGGTTGTATTCCTGAAAGGGAGTCTCCTTTTGATGTTTGGATTTCAGATCGGGATTTTTTAGACCTACCTTCTAAATCAAGGGTAGGAACAAGTAGTCTAAGAAGGATGTCGCAACTGAAAAAAATTAGAAAAGATTTAGAAATTTTACCTCTAAGAGGAAATGTGGATACCCGTTTAAGAAAATGGAAAGAAGGCCAGTTTGCAGGGATTGTACTTGCTGAGGCTGGTTTAAAAAGGTTAAACCTTTGCATAGAATATAGAAGATTTTCTATAGAAGAAATGGTTCCAGCTGTAGGTCAAGGAGCTTTAGCTGTAGAGATTAGAAAGGATGACTTAAAGATAAAAAATTTACTTTCCTGTCTCCACCATGAGCCTACAGAGATATGTATAAGGGCTGAGCGGGCCTTTTTAAGGACTTTGGAAGGTGGCTGTCAAGTTCCTCTTGGAGCCTATGCGTGGTTAAAAGGAAACGAAATTTTTATGGTGGGTTTTATAAGTGATTTAGAAGGAGAAAGATTCTATAAACAGGTTGAAAAGGGTGAGGTCGAAAATCCAGAAATTTTAGGGGAAAGGCTTGCAAAACGTCTTCTTTCCTTGGGAGGAGAAAAGATTTTATCTGAAATATATCAAAGTAGCTAA
- the rsfS gene encoding ribosome silencing factor, giving the protein MESKVLAEIILKLLEDKKAENIVLIDVKDKVDYADYFIICSTHSTKHTQGLSDYILFELEKIGIKPLGIEGAELGQWIILDFDSVIVHLFYEPIRQVYALEDLWMDFPLPRKQAQEPYLLDTQEEF; this is encoded by the coding sequence ATGGAAAGCAAAGTGTTGGCAGAAATAATCTTAAAGTTACTTGAAGATAAAAAAGCAGAAAACATAGTGCTTATTGATGTAAAGGATAAAGTAGACTATGCTGACTATTTTATCATATGTAGTACCCATTCAACCAAACATACCCAGGGGCTTTCAGACTATATTTTGTTTGAATTAGAAAAAATAGGTATCAAACCTTTAGGTATAGAAGGAGCTGAACTGGGACAATGGATAATTCTTGACTTTGATTCTGTTATAGTCCATCTTTTCTATGAACCTATACGTCAAGTTTATGCGTTAGAGGATCTTTGGATGGATTTTCCTCTTCCAAGGAAACAGGCTCAAGAACCTTATCTGTTAGATACTCAAGAGGAGTTTTAA
- the hisD gene encoding histidinol dehydrogenase gives MPLKVFSYPSKRAETYLNKLLNRVETFPAKKEKYVKSIGDKVKKFGDKALLEYTLLFDKVSLTTSDLRVKETEIEKAYREVSEELVSAIRLAVEKVKRFHGQHLPTSWFIKQEKEVLLGQLVTPVEAAGIYIPGGTSGETPLISTVVMTAVPAKLAGVKKVVMVSPPRKDGSLHPGLLVAAKEAGVDEIYKVGGPWSIFGLAYGTETLPKVDVICGPGNIYVTIAKKLVSSQVGIDILAGPSEVLIIADETANPEFVVWDLLAQAEHDPMSLAVLVTTSSSLIKELKKLLPLALKKGLRSEIAEKALKQRGAVFKVRTLEEAFYLANIIAPEHLELMIENPMDHLFKVKNAGAVFLGAFTPEAIGDYIAGPNHVLPTMGLARFSSSLSPEKFLKKINFIQYSKEALVDEASKVILLAETENLPSHAEAIRVRIKTLKGEDL, from the coding sequence ATGCCTCTAAAAGTTTTTTCTTATCCTTCTAAAAGAGCTGAAACATATCTCAATAAGCTTTTAAACCGGGTAGAAACCTTTCCTGCTAAAAAAGAAAAATATGTAAAGTCTATAGGAGATAAGGTAAAAAAGTTTGGAGATAAAGCCCTTTTAGAATATACTCTACTCTTTGATAAAGTATCTCTAACTACTTCAGACCTTAGGGTAAAAGAAACAGAGATAGAAAAGGCTTACCGGGAAGTATCTGAAGAACTTGTCAGTGCCATCAGGCTTGCGGTAGAAAAGGTTAAACGTTTCCATGGTCAGCATTTACCTACTTCTTGGTTTATTAAGCAGGAAAAAGAGGTACTTCTTGGCCAGTTGGTTACTCCGGTAGAGGCAGCAGGAATTTATATACCTGGAGGTACTTCAGGAGAAACCCCACTAATTTCTACCGTGGTGATGACAGCAGTTCCTGCAAAGCTTGCCGGGGTAAAAAAAGTGGTTATGGTATCTCCTCCTCGAAAGGATGGAAGCTTACATCCAGGGCTTCTTGTTGCAGCTAAAGAAGCGGGAGTAGACGAAATTTATAAAGTAGGTGGCCCTTGGTCTATTTTTGGATTGGCCTATGGAACAGAAACTTTACCCAAGGTTGACGTCATCTGTGGTCCAGGTAATATCTATGTTACTATCGCTAAAAAACTAGTCTCTTCTCAAGTAGGTATCGATATATTAGCAGGCCCAAGTGAAGTTTTAATAATAGCAGACGAAACCGCTAATCCTGAGTTTGTGGTTTGGGATTTACTTGCCCAGGCTGAGCACGACCCTATGAGTCTTGCTGTGCTGGTTACCACCTCTTCTTCTCTGATAAAAGAACTTAAAAAACTTCTTCCTTTGGCTCTAAAGAAAGGATTAAGAAGTGAGATAGCAGAAAAAGCCCTAAAACAAAGAGGTGCAGTTTTTAAAGTAAGAACACTAGAAGAAGCTTTTTATCTTGCTAATATTATCGCTCCTGAACATTTAGAGTTGATGATAGAAAACCCTATGGATCATCTTTTTAAGGTAAAAAATGCCGGGGCGGTGTTTTTAGGTGCCTTTACCCCAGAAGCTATAGGAGATTATATAGCGGGACCTAATCATGTTTTACCGACTATGGGGCTTGCCAGGTTTTCTTCTTCTCTTTCTCCAGAAAAGTTTCTTAAAAAAATAAACTTTATCCAGTATTCAAAAGAGGCATTGGTTGATGAGGCATCTAAGGTCATTCTTCTTGCTGAGACAGAAAACCTTCCCTCTCATGCTGAAGCTATTAGGGTTAGAATAAAAACTCTAAAAGGGGAAGACCTATGA
- the cobA gene encoding uroporphyrinogen-III C-methyltransferase — MAQGKVYLVGAGPGDPQLLTLKGKRILEQAEVVIYDYLANPKLLSFCKEGAEKIYVGKKGGEHTLPQEEINKLLVKKAKEGKKVVRLKGGDPFLFGRGGEELEELVKEGIPFEVVPGVTSAIAVPAYAGIPVTHRDYTSTLAIITGHEAEGKPESKIDFKALAKLGTLVFLMGVKNLKYIVENLIKEGKDPKTPVALIQWGTLPKQKVVTGCLENIVAEVEKAGIKPPAIIVVGEVVKLRPDFNWFERKPLFGKRIAITRTREQASRLSFLLEELGADVVELPLIKVVPICNTAFLERLNLYDWLVFTSENGVRFFIKTLLETERDLRVLKDLKIAVIGKATAEALEGWGIKADLIPEKNFTQEGLLEAFSKIPIEGKKVLIARAKEARDVLPRGLEELGAIVEVVPIYQTVLPEETKIAFKEELKQGIDIITFTSSSTVKNFFRLLSELEEEVELKNTLFASIGPITSQELIKHGVTPQIEAKEYTIPGLVEAILTYFSD, encoded by the coding sequence ATGGCTCAAGGAAAGGTATATTTGGTAGGTGCTGGTCCAGGAGATCCCCAACTTCTTACTCTTAAAGGAAAAAGAATTTTAGAACAAGCAGAGGTAGTAATATATGACTATTTAGCTAACCCCAAACTTCTTTCTTTTTGTAAAGAAGGAGCTGAAAAGATCTATGTAGGTAAAAAAGGTGGAGAACACACATTACCACAGGAAGAAATCAATAAACTTTTGGTAAAAAAAGCTAAGGAAGGGAAAAAGGTCGTAAGGCTTAAAGGTGGAGATCCTTTTCTTTTTGGTAGAGGTGGTGAAGAGCTAGAGGAGCTTGTTAAGGAGGGGATTCCTTTTGAGGTAGTTCCTGGCGTTACCTCTGCGATTGCAGTTCCGGCTTATGCTGGGATTCCTGTTACCCATCGTGACTATACCTCTACCTTAGCCATCATCACCGGACATGAGGCAGAAGGAAAACCTGAAAGTAAAATCGATTTTAAAGCTTTAGCTAAACTTGGAACTTTAGTTTTTTTGATGGGGGTTAAAAATCTTAAATATATCGTCGAAAATTTGATAAAAGAAGGCAAAGACCCTAAAACTCCGGTAGCTTTAATACAATGGGGAACTCTTCCAAAGCAAAAAGTAGTTACTGGATGTCTAGAAAACATCGTAGCCGAGGTAGAAAAAGCAGGGATAAAGCCTCCGGCTATCATCGTGGTAGGAGAGGTGGTAAAACTAAGACCTGATTTTAACTGGTTTGAAAGGAAACCTCTGTTTGGTAAAAGGATAGCTATTACACGTACCAGAGAACAAGCAAGCAGACTTTCTTTTTTGCTTGAAGAACTTGGCGCAGACGTAGTAGAGTTACCTTTGATAAAAGTTGTGCCAATTTGTAATACAGCGTTTTTGGAAAGATTAAACCTTTATGATTGGCTGGTTTTCACCTCAGAAAATGGGGTTAGATTTTTTATAAAAACTCTGTTAGAAACCGAAAGGGATTTGAGGGTTTTAAAGGATTTAAAGATAGCTGTAATAGGAAAGGCAACGGCTGAAGCTTTAGAAGGTTGGGGGATTAAGGCTGACCTTATTCCTGAAAAAAACTTTACCCAAGAAGGGCTTTTAGAGGCTTTTTCGAAGATACCTATCGAAGGAAAGAAGGTGCTTATTGCTCGAGCTAAAGAAGCTAGAGATGTGTTACCTAGGGGTTTAGAAGAACTTGGAGCCATTGTAGAGGTAGTTCCGATCTATCAAACCGTCCTTCCAGAAGAGACAAAAATTGCGTTTAAAGAAGAGTTAAAACAAGGTATAGATATCATAACTTTTACCAGTTCTTCTACGGTTAAGAATTTTTTTAGGCTTCTGTCCGAGTTAGAAGAAGAAGTAGAGTTAAAAAATACGCTTTTTGCTTCCATTGGTCCGATTACCTCTCAAGAACTTATAAAGCATGGTGTTACTCCACAGATAGAGGCTAAAGAATATACCATACCAGGTCTGGTAGAGGCAATTTTAACTTATTTTTCAGATTAA